A region of the Columba livia isolate bColLiv1 breed racing homer chromosome 23, bColLiv1.pat.W.v2, whole genome shotgun sequence genome:
TTGAGTCATGGTGTTGACAGGTGACTGATAAACATCTGCACTACTCCAGTTATGGTAACTAAAAGATTAGTGGATCTGATGTTTGCAAGTCACTTGCACATAAAACATTTGGTCTggtccttttgtttttttaagctttagTGTCTAAGGGCATATAAAAGAAGAGTCTACCAGGTGGGTAAAAGTAATGAAAAGCGCATCAGATTTCAGCCGTcacttgtctttgtttctcctgttAGGGATTAATTTCTTCTGTACACTTCTCAGGGACAAGTCAAGAAAGAACAGTTGCAATCTTGGCATTTTAAATGGAGTATTTAGGTTCATTATCAATTAGCTGTTTTACAAGTATTTTCATTAATGAGTATTTacctttttctagaaaaaaaaatgagagaagttAATCTATGGAAGCTATGACAATATCCTTCTCCTTAAATcccagaataatttaaaaaaactaatGGTTTGTCTAGTAAGTATCCTCACCACCTCCTCTATTAGAtcaggttgttttgtttctgagtCTGAGccttaacaaataaaaaaaccccaaaaacccccacagTGTTGTGCAGATGAACAGCCTCTTTCAGCAGAGAACATTTAATGCCTCTCTACTTTCCAGACACTACCgccatttaaaaaatgcatcaTGGACTTGACTTGGGTGGGTAAAGAAGCGTTTAATTCAACACCTCTCCTCTCTTGCAGGTGAGAAACGACACAGTTTTGATGTTAATTATAACTCGAGCTTCGTGTATGAAAAGGAAAGCGACATAATGCAAGGACGCATGATGGACCAGGCCATAAACAACGCCATCACCTACCTGGGGGCCGAAGCCTTGCGCCCGCTCATGCAGACGccaccagctcccacctccGAAATGGTCCCCGTCATCAGCAGCCTGTACCCCATTGCCCTGACCCGCGCCGACGTGCCCAACGGCACCTCGCAGGAGGTGGAAAAGAGCCACAGCCACCTCCGGGACAAAAGCTTGTCCTCCGATAGGGGTCTTTCCCCAAACAACAGCGGCCAAGACTCCACAGACACTGACAGCAACCACGAGGAGCGGCCGAATCCCACCTTCCATCAGGGCCAGGTCATCCCCGCTCCATCCCGCAATGGCCTCCAGTCCTTGAAGGATTTCCCGAGGCCATTCGACATCATCAAGCCACCCGCCATCTGCCCGCGCGATGCCTTCAAGGTCATCAACAAGGAAGGGGAAGCCATCGGGGTCTACCGGTGCGACCACTGCCGTGTCCTCTTTTTGGATTACGTGATGTTCACCATCCACATGGGCTGCCACGGCTTCCGCGACCCCTTCGAGTGCAACGTCTGCGGGTACCGGAGCCACGACCGATACGAGTTTTCCTCGCACATAGCACGGGGCGAGCACAGGGTCGTGCTCAAATGAAGGGACTGGCTTTCCGAGCTCAAAGGCTTTGGGTTAGGTCGGAGGGCAggcttgtttggttgtttttttaa
Encoded here:
- the IKZF3 gene encoding zinc finger protein Aiolos isoform X6 is translated as MSRCPREGAEPGEVPPPVPEPGRAGGAGTRGRSMEDSQAGMDLSHPQEQPMAAEGQEDLTDCNLNKSQEMESMDNGEDVKEHNLPSEEATDDVVTVKGEYSEREESALNSEPMENPEESEMPYTYPREYTEYESIKLERHSGSYDNIRPASGKMNCDICGLACISLNVLMVHKRSHTVEKPYKCEFCGRSYKQRSSLEEHKERCRTYLQNTGVCEAGEKRHSFDVNYNSSFVYEKESDIMQGRMMDQAINNAITYLGAEALRPLMQTPPAPTSEMVPVISSLYPIALTRADVPNGTSQEVEKSHSHLRDKSLSSDRGLSPNNSGQDSTDTDSNHEERPNPTFHQGQVIPAPSRNGLQSLKDFPRPFDIIKPPAICPRDAFKVINKEGEAIGVYRCDHCRVLFLDYVMFTIHMGCHGFRDPFECNVCGYRSHDRYEFSSHIARGEHRVVLK
- the IKZF3 gene encoding zinc finger protein Aiolos isoform X5 — its product is MSRCPREGAEPGEVPPPVPEPGRAGGAGTRGRSMEDSQAGMDLSHPQEQPMAAEGQEDLTDCNLNKSQEMESMDNGEDVKEHNLPSEEATGERPFQCNQCGASFTQKGNLLRHIKLHTGEKPFKCHLCSYACQRRDALTGHLRTHSVEKPYKCEFCGRSYKQRSSLEEHKERCRTYLQNTGVCEAASVEARHIKAEMGSERALVLDRLASNVAKRKSSMPQKFIGEKRHSFDVNYNSSFVYEKESDIMQGRMMDQAINNAITYLGAEALRPLMQTPPAPTSEMVPVISSLYPIALTRADVPNGTSQEVEKSHSHLRDKSLSSDRGLSPNNSGQDSTDTDSNHEERPNPTFHQGQVIPAPSRNGLQSLKDFPRPFDIIKPPAICPRDAFKVINKEGEAIGVYRCDHCRVLFLDYVMFTIHMGCHGFRDPFECNVCGYRSHDRYEFSSHIARGEHRVVLK
- the IKZF3 gene encoding zinc finger protein Aiolos isoform X9, with product MSRCPREGAEPGEVPPPVPEPGRAGGAGTRGRSMEDSQAGMDLSHPQEQPMAAEGQEDLTDCNLNKSQEMESMDNGEDVKEHNLPSEEATVEKPYKCEFCGRSYKQRSSLEEHKERCRTYLQNTGVCEAASVEARHIKAEMGSERALVLDRLASNVAKRKSSMPQKFIGEKRHSFDVNYNSSFVYEKESDIMQGRMMDQAINNAITYLGAEALRPLMQTPPAPTSEMVPVISSLYPIALTRADVPNGTSQEVEKSHSHLRDKSLSSDRGLSPNNSGQDSTDTDSNHEERPNPTFHQGQVIPAPSRNGLQSLKDFPRPFDIIKPPAICPRDAFKVINKEGEAIGVYRCDHCRVLFLDYVMFTIHMGCHGFRDPFECNVCGYRSHDRYEFSSHIARGEHRVVLK
- the IKZF3 gene encoding zinc finger protein Aiolos isoform X10, with product MGSERALVLDRLASNVAKRKSSMPQKFIGEKRHSFDVNYNSSFVYEKESDIMQGRMMDQAINNAITYLGAEALRPLMQTPPAPTSEMVPVISSLYPIALTRADVPNGTSQEVEKSHSHLRDKSLSSDRGLSPNNSGQDSTDTDSNHEERPNPTFHQGQVIPAPSRNGLQSLKDFPRPFDIIKPPAICPRDAFKVINKEGEAIGVYRCDHCRVLFLDYVMFTIHMGCHGFRDPFECNVCGYRSHDRYEFSSHIARGEHRVVLK